A single window of Arcobacter venerupis DNA harbors:
- the nifB gene encoding nitrogenase cofactor biosynthesis protein NifB, which yields MSCSCTSSSSQESIQEEVMAKINNHPCYSEGAHQHYARIHVAVAPACNIQCNYCNRKYDCSNESRPGVTSGKLSPEEAVKKILFVGGEIQQLSVVGIAGPGDALANPEKTFKTFKMLYEKAPDLKMCLSTNGLMLPDFIDQIVKYNVDHVTVTINSVDETGEVGSKIYPWILWNHKKVFGKEAAKILLQRQLEGIKMLTDRGILVKANSVLIPGVNDKELPNVAKKLKELGVFLHNIMPLLSKPEFGTYYGLNGQESATDQEVMAAQEACGMDMKLMSHCRQCRADAVGLIGEDRGDEFTKDTFVKMDWEDLTKKYDISARAAKHQVIENWRAALEVANEKVKIAQASKEQLSSTGETKLVAVTTAGEGTINLHFGNAKEFLIYEAGDKAIKFVMHRKVENPYCKGPEDCDGSYPIEDIKNTLKDVDLLLTEKIGGCPMDELKSINLICDDSYALQPIEKSVFAAVQRYFYAENKTEHELG from the coding sequence ATGAGTTGTTCGTGTACTTCAAGTAGTTCTCAAGAATCAATCCAAGAAGAGGTAATGGCAAAAATTAATAATCATCCATGTTATAGTGAAGGTGCTCACCAACACTATGCAAGGATTCATGTTGCCGTTGCACCAGCTTGTAATATTCAATGTAACTACTGTAATAGAAAATATGATTGTTCAAATGAGAGTAGACCAGGTGTTACTAGTGGTAAATTATCACCAGAAGAAGCAGTTAAGAAGATTTTATTTGTTGGTGGAGAAATCCAACAACTTTCTGTTGTAGGAATCGCAGGTCCTGGTGACGCATTAGCAAACCCTGAAAAAACTTTTAAAACATTTAAAATGCTATATGAAAAAGCACCAGACTTAAAAATGTGTTTATCTACAAACGGACTTATGCTTCCAGATTTTATTGACCAAATTGTAAAATACAATGTTGACCACGTAACAGTTACAATCAACTCTGTTGATGAAACTGGTGAAGTTGGTTCAAAAATTTATCCTTGGATTTTATGGAATCATAAAAAAGTATTTGGAAAAGAAGCTGCAAAAATCCTTTTACAAAGACAACTTGAGGGAATCAAGATGTTAACAGATAGAGGAATTTTAGTTAAAGCAAACTCTGTTTTAATTCCAGGTGTTAATGATAAAGAATTACCAAATGTTGCTAAAAAATTAAAAGAGTTAGGTGTATTTTTACATAACATTATGCCACTTTTATCTAAACCTGAATTTGGTACATATTATGGACTAAATGGACAAGAAAGTGCAACTGATCAAGAAGTTATGGCTGCACAAGAAGCTTGTGGAATGGATATGAAATTAATGTCTCACTGTAGACAGTGTCGAGCTGATGCTGTTGGACTAATTGGTGAAGATAGAGGGGACGAGTTTACAAAAGATACTTTTGTAAAAATGGACTGGGAAGATTTAACAAAAAAATATGATATCTCAGCTCGAGCTGCTAAACACCAAGTTATTGAAAACTGGAGAGCGGCTCTTGAAGTTGCAAATGAAAAAGTAAAAATCGCACAAGCATCTAAAGAGCAATTAAGTTCAACAGGTGAGACTAAACTTGTAGCTGTAACAACTGCTGGTGAGGGAACTATTAACTTACACTTTGGTAATGCTAAAGAGTTCTTAATCTACGAAGCTGGTGATAAAGCAATTAAATTTGTAATGCACAGAAAAGTAGAAAATCCATATTGTAAAGGGCCTGAAGATTGTGATGGTTCTTATCCAATTGAAGATATTAAAAATACATTAAAAGATGTGGATTTATTATTAACTGAAAAAATTGGTGGTTGTCCAATGGATGAATTAAAATCAATTAACTTGATTTGTGATGATTCTTATGCTCTTCAACCAATAGAAAAATCAGTTTTCGCAGCAGTTCAAAGATATTTTTATGCAGAAAATAAAACTGAACATGAGTTAGGGTAA
- a CDS encoding RluA family pseudouridine synthase, with protein MPFTLKKHKAIKGKKIQIFLIHELGLDPKIGQRLTSKGRIFDENMNTINTGETIPTDYIYIAVFEGVSKGLKPLLEFTDFAIFDKPTNLMVHPISKSTPYSLLDEIRFHFGEDANLIHRIDAETSGLIIVGKNKKSEIALKEMFQEKKYHKSYLAIAQGEIKEEIRIDKGLDREGLVIGVRMKVCDEGKESITIIKPLKYNKEKDLTLIEALPLTGRQHQIRVHLHSIGHTILGDPIYGVDDDSAENYLNKTLSLEDRFEVTKSSRLWLHANYLEFTYKDVTYKIFSKNKDLYNEFLN; from the coding sequence TTGCCATTTACACTTAAAAAACACAAAGCTATCAAAGGTAAAAAAATACAAATATTTTTGATACATGAGTTAGGTCTAGACCCTAAAATAGGGCAAAGACTCACATCAAAAGGAAGAATTTTTGATGAAAACATGAACACTATAAATACTGGGGAAACTATTCCAACTGATTACATTTATATAGCTGTTTTTGAGGGTGTTTCAAAGGGCTTAAAACCTCTTCTTGAGTTTACTGATTTTGCAATTTTTGATAAACCTACAAATCTTATGGTTCACCCAATTTCAAAAAGTACACCTTACTCTTTACTTGATGAAATTAGGTTTCATTTTGGGGAAGATGCAAATTTAATTCATAGAATTGACGCTGAAACATCAGGTTTGATTATCGTTGGGAAAAACAAAAAAAGCGAAATTGCTCTAAAAGAGATGTTCCAAGAAAAAAAATATCATAAATCATATCTGGCAATTGCTCAAGGCGAAATAAAAGAAGAGATTAGAATAGATAAAGGGCTAGATAGAGAAGGGCTTGTAATTGGTGTACGAATGAAAGTTTGCGATGAGGGGAAAGAGTCTATTACTATTATAAAACCTCTTAAATATAATAAAGAAAAAGATTTAACTCTTATTGAAGCCTTACCATTAACAGGGAGACAGCATCAAATTAGAGTTCATTTACACTCAATTGGTCATACAATTTTAGGTGACCCAATTTATGGAGTTGATGATGATAGTGCAGAAAATTATCTAAATAAAACCCTAAGTCTTGAAGATAGATTTGAAGTTACAAAATCAAGTAGATTATGGCTTCATGCTAATTATTTAGAGTTTACATACAAAGATGTAACTTATAAAATATTCTCTAAAAACAAAGACCTTTACAATGAATTTTTAAATTAA
- a CDS encoding CCE_0567 family metalloprotein, which yields MELTHEQKELKKELAKYKRKVVELAGEVHDIVEDSIWTDYVRLPKLSQDIDSGMKIVNEFLERHPYLK from the coding sequence ATGGAATTAACACATGAGCAAAAAGAGTTAAAAAAAGAGTTGGCTAAATATAAAAGAAAAGTTGTTGAGTTAGCAGGTGAAGTTCATGACATCGTTGAAGATTCTATTTGGACTGATTATGTGAGATTACCAAAATTGAGCCAAGATATAGATTCTGGAATGAAAATTGTTAATGAGTTTTTAGAACGACATCCATACTTAAAGTAG
- a CDS encoding NifB/NifX family molybdenum-iron cluster-binding protein has translation MIAIPLDNEGSTEISKLYGNSAFFAFLDEETGSFKVVENPACGDGLNTAKFISSQNIDSTIFYYMGDKVYEYLIEKGLKVYSCLKTHLSIDAIYMQLSTCDCIEVTKENSSTLLDSGNGGCTCKAK, from the coding sequence ATGATAGCAATACCATTGGATAATGAAGGATCAACAGAAATTTCTAAACTTTATGGAAACAGCGCATTTTTTGCCTTTTTAGATGAAGAAACAGGAAGTTTTAAAGTTGTAGAAAATCCTGCTTGTGGAGATGGGCTTAATACTGCAAAATTTATCTCTTCTCAAAATATCGACAGCACAATTTTTTATTATATGGGCGATAAGGTTTATGAATATTTAATTGAAAAAGGTTTGAAAGTTTATAGCTGTTTAAAAACTCATTTAAGTATAGATGCGATTTATATGCAGTTATCAACTTGTGATTGTATTGAAGTTACAAAAGAAAATAGTTCAACACTTTTAGATTCAGGTAATGGCGGTTGTACTTGCAAAGCAAAATAA
- a CDS encoding leucine-rich repeat domain-containing protein produces the protein MSYDIEHFVKWIRANDLTPIMSVVEDDLELLTHLDLSKRNLKDLPESIGILKNLSVLKLSNNKLRKLPKAIGELKNLRNLQCENNLIEELPTEIGNLANLMILNLNVNRLKALPKGFYDLKSLTRLTLAANRIESLDEDFKKLSKLLYLSLETNELEDIPDIFENMQQLYYLDLSFNHLTSLPSSLSRIKELETLILEGNSLKELPSLESHDMLIKLDLSGNNLTSLDFDISRLEDLKILILDNNLLIKLPKDICKLNKLSTLSVSSNKLDELPDLIGDLVNLQELDVEDNDLNSIPESIKNLTNLNNLFIDNNNGLKKPKSLELEFCDVK, from the coding sequence ATGAGTTACGATATCGAACATTTTGTAAAATGGATAAGAGCTAACGATTTAACACCTATAATGTCAGTTGTTGAAGATGATTTGGAGTTATTAACACATTTAGATTTATCAAAAAGAAATTTAAAAGATTTACCTGAATCAATTGGAATTTTAAAAAATCTAAGCGTTTTAAAACTCTCAAATAACAAACTTAGAAAACTTCCAAAAGCAATTGGAGAATTAAAAAACTTAAGAAATCTTCAATGTGAAAATAATTTAATTGAAGAGTTACCAACAGAAATAGGAAATCTAGCAAATCTAATGATATTAAATCTAAATGTAAATAGACTAAAAGCCTTACCAAAAGGTTTTTATGATTTAAAATCACTAACTAGACTTACCCTTGCTGCAAATAGAATTGAGAGTTTAGATGAAGATTTCAAAAAATTATCAAAACTTTTATATCTCTCACTTGAAACAAATGAGTTAGAAGATATTCCTGATATTTTTGAGAATATGCAACAGCTTTATTATTTGGATTTATCGTTCAATCATTTAACTTCTTTGCCCTCTTCTTTATCAAGAATAAAAGAGTTAGAGACTCTTATTTTAGAAGGAAATAGTTTAAAAGAATTACCATCTTTAGAATCTCACGATATGCTTATAAAACTTGATTTGAGTGGGAATAATTTAACATCTTTAGATTTTGATATTAGTCGTTTAGAAGACTTAAAAATATTAATTTTGGACAATAACTTATTAATAAAACTTCCAAAAGATATTTGTAAGTTAAATAAACTTAGTACTTTGTCAGTTAGTTCAAATAAATTAGATGAGTTGCCTGATTTAATAGGTGATTTAGTAAATCTTCAAGAGTTAGATGTAGAAGATAATGATTTAAATTCTATTCCAGAGTCAATTAAAAATCTAACTAATTTGAATAATTTATTTATAGATAATAATAATGGATTAAAAAAACCAAAATCACTTGAGTTAGAATTTTGTGATGTAAAATAA
- a CDS encoding NifU family protein: MKKDLDYYLSLNYPLEVYSGENEIGDAFLVEYIDFDIKASSEDYEEAVLLAKEYLKKHLQKQLELNNPIPNPNEGRRFMEHRAALEAYKNKDFKKAHDIWIEEAKLKNDQAMANLGLMYLKGEGVEKDYTKAKEWFEQASAYDNDSANFNLALMYQTKIGVEEDITKAIDYFRRAVAKNHVQAAFRLALIQLKDRTDLHGVKEGFDCMLKAAKAGHVMATVQLTGVDKPLEDGELNRNFRAKGLEDQLEILNDALERFIRPILKKDGGNIILLDYLNEPEIELRLAYQGACVGCSIASTGTYEMIKNTIEQVIDKRVRIYVL; encoded by the coding sequence ATGAAAAAAGATTTGGATTATTATTTATCATTAAATTATCCCCTTGAAGTTTATAGTGGAGAAAATGAAATTGGTGATGCTTTCTTAGTAGAATATATAGATTTTGACATAAAAGCTTCTAGTGAAGATTATGAAGAAGCTGTTTTATTGGCAAAAGAGTATTTAAAGAAACATTTACAAAAACAATTAGAATTGAATAATCCAATCCCAAATCCAAATGAAGGAAGAAGATTTATGGAACATAGAGCTGCACTTGAGGCATATAAAAACAAAGATTTCAAAAAAGCACATGATATTTGGATAGAAGAAGCCAAATTAAAAAATGACCAAGCAATGGCAAACTTAGGTTTGATGTATTTAAAAGGTGAAGGTGTTGAAAAAGATTATACAAAAGCAAAAGAGTGGTTTGAACAAGCAAGTGCTTATGATAATGATTCTGCTAATTTTAATTTAGCATTAATGTACCAAACAAAAATTGGTGTTGAAGAAGACATAACAAAAGCAATTGATTATTTTAGACGAGCAGTTGCAAAAAATCATGTTCAAGCTGCATTTAGACTTGCCTTAATTCAATTAAAAGATAGAACTGATTTACATGGTGTAAAAGAAGGTTTTGACTGTATGTTAAAAGCAGCAAAGGCTGGTCATGTAATGGCAACTGTTCAGTTAACAGGTGTTGATAAACCTTTAGAAGATGGGGAATTAAATAGAAACTTTAGAGCTAAAGGTTTAGAAGACCAACTTGAGATTTTAAACGATGCACTAGAGAGATTTATTAGACCAATTCTAAAAAAAGATGGTGGAAATATAATTTTACTTGATTATCTAAATGAACCAGAAATTGAGTTAAGACTTGCATATCAAGGGGCTTGTGTTGGCTGTTCAATTGCTTCAACTGGTACTTATGAGATGATTAAAAATACAATTGAACAAGTAATAGATAAAAGAGTAAGGATTTATGTATTATGA
- a CDS encoding NifB/NifX family molybdenum-iron cluster-binding protein, producing the protein MKIAFASTDNIHVNQHFGWCKEFYIYEILEDSYNFVKSIDSSIEISDEIEKLTYKIECLEDSDILYVQQIGPKASRMVQACKIFPMQSAKENEKIEDILNLLIKMRSNPPIWMRRLLENES; encoded by the coding sequence ATGAAAATCGCATTTGCATCCACTGATAATATTCATGTTAACCAACATTTTGGTTGGTGCAAAGAGTTTTATATTTATGAAATCCTAGAAGATTCTTACAATTTTGTGAAAAGTATTGATTCATCAATAGAAATTTCAGATGAAATAGAAAAATTGACTTACAAAATAGAGTGTTTGGAAGATAGTGACATTTTATATGTTCAACAAATTGGACCAAAGGCTTCAAGAATGGTTCAAGCTTGTAAAATTTTCCCTATGCAATCAGCAAAAGAAAATGAAAAGATTGAAGATATTCTAAATTTACTTATAAAAATGAGATCTAATCCTCCAATATGGATGAGAAGGTTATTAGAAAATGAATCATAA
- a CDS encoding nitrogen fixation protein NifQ — protein MSSLVHITMESEILELLQSHANDKYAKDELAPWIAKTSLQMGHLYSDLGLESREEMGKFMSKNFTSLAKLKPQDKRWKKYLYDCIGKTAPACAACDDISNCFNCSLNQ, from the coding sequence ATGAGTAGTTTAGTACATATAACAATGGAAAGTGAAATTTTAGAACTTCTTCAAAGTCATGCAAATGACAAATATGCAAAAGATGAACTAGCTCCATGGATTGCAAAAACTTCATTACAAATGGGACATTTATACTCAGATTTAGGTTTAGAAAGTAGAGAAGAGATGGGGAAATTTATGAGCAAAAATTTCACCTCATTAGCAAAACTAAAACCTCAAGATAAACGATGGAAAAAGTATTTGTATGATTGTATTGGCAAAACAGCCCCTGCTTGTGCTGCTTGTGATGATATTAGTAACTGTTTTAATTGCTCTTTAAATCAATAA
- the purB gene encoding adenylosuccinate lyase: MVERYARVEMSSKWTQEARYAAWLEVEKAAVKAWNKIGLIPDADCEKIIKNATFSVERIEEIEAVTKHDLIAFNTSVSESLGEESRWFHYGMTSSDAVDTGVALQMRDSLKIIIEDVKMLMESIKTRAYEHKMTLMVGRSHGIHGEPITFGLTLAVWYDEVARHLLNLEQTMEVIAVGQISGAMGNFAHAPLELEEYAMAELGLKPEPCSNQVIHRDRYARLATALALLASSVEKFAVQVRHLQRTEVYECEEYFAKGQKGSSAMPHKRNPILTENITGLARMIRSYAIPAMENVALWHERDISHSSTERFWLPDAFITSDFMLHRMNSVIANLTVMPENMMKNLNLTGGLVFSQRVLLELPLAGVSREDAYRIIQRNAMKVWEEIQHGKPTTNEKGESLYLQYLLADEELRNSLSEEQIRECFNFEYYTKNVDKIFNRVFKK; encoded by the coding sequence ATGGTTGAAAGATACGCTAGAGTTGAAATGAGTTCAAAGTGGACTCAAGAAGCAAGATATGCAGCATGGTTAGAAGTAGAAAAAGCTGCTGTTAAAGCTTGGAATAAAATTGGACTTATTCCCGATGCTGATTGTGAAAAAATAATAAAAAATGCTACTTTCTCAGTAGAGCGAATTGAAGAAATCGAAGCTGTTACAAAACATGACTTAATTGCATTTAATACAAGCGTATCTGAATCTTTAGGTGAAGAATCAAGATGGTTCCACTATGGAATGACATCTTCTGATGCTGTTGATACGGGTGTAGCTCTTCAAATGAGAGACTCTTTAAAAATAATTATTGAAGATGTGAAAATGCTAATGGAGTCTATTAAAACAAGAGCCTATGAGCATAAAATGACTTTAATGGTTGGAAGAAGTCATGGTATTCACGGTGAGCCAATAACTTTTGGTTTAACTTTAGCTGTTTGGTATGATGAAGTTGCACGTCATCTTTTAAATCTTGAACAAACAATGGAAGTTATAGCAGTTGGACAAATCTCAGGCGCTATGGGTAACTTTGCCCACGCACCACTTGAACTTGAAGAGTATGCAATGGCAGAACTTGGGTTAAAACCAGAACCTTGCTCAAATCAAGTAATCCATAGAGATAGATATGCAAGACTTGCAACGGCTTTAGCACTACTTGCATCTAGCGTTGAAAAATTTGCAGTTCAAGTAAGACACTTACAAAGAACAGAAGTTTATGAGTGTGAAGAGTATTTTGCAAAAGGTCAAAAAGGATCTTCTGCAATGCCTCACAAAAGAAATCCAATTTTAACAGAAAACATAACTGGACTTGCAAGAATGATTAGATCATATGCAATTCCTGCTATGGAAAATGTTGCTTTATGGCACGAAAGAGATATTTCTCACTCTTCAACAGAGAGATTTTGGTTACCAGATGCCTTTATTACAAGTGATTTTATGTTACACAGAATGAATAGTGTAATTGCAAATTTAACTGTAATGCCAGAAAATATGATGAAAAATTTAAACTTAACTGGTGGATTAGTATTCTCTCAAAGAGTATTACTTGAGTTACCACTTGCAGGTGTTTCAAGAGAAGATGCCTATAGAATTATTCAAAGAAATGCGATGAAAGTTTGGGAAGAGATTCAACATGGAAAACCAACAACAAATGAAAAAGGTGAATCTTTATACCTTCAATACCTTTTAGCAGATGAAGAATTAAGAAATTCATTATCTGAAGAACAAATAAGAGAATGTTTTAACTTCGAATACTATACAAAAAATGTGGATAAAATTTTCAACAGAGTATTCAAAAAATAA
- a CDS encoding FprA family A-type flavoprotein, which produces MNHKKPVEIANNIFFIGAFDPDIRTFDIIMKTANGSSYNAYLIKTSEGVIIVDTVKLGFEKEFFSKIEQLCSYDEIKYVICHHLEPDHAGAIPELIKRVPNAKVLISPQATPMLKAITNNENINFETVWTNKSLTLGDKTIRFLTTPYLHWPETMSSYVVEDSLLFSGDVFGSHYYDKRLFDDLVGDFSYSFKYYYDHIMRPFKSYVLSALKLYDKLDIKMIATLHGPIIREKPYKYIELYRKWSLTRPENIKENNKIISIFYLTSYKNTRDMADAIFDGAESIKTIRASLYDLASIEEQNMIDILEESDGILIGTPTINADAPKPVWDLLSCMMYLEKRGKTGMAFGSYGWSGEAVNMILDRMKSLHFRVPPIEPMKIKLIPTKEELEDCFEFGKEFAQIVNGKMIEIDMN; this is translated from the coding sequence ATGAATCATAAAAAACCAGTAGAAATAGCAAATAATATATTTTTTATAGGGGCTTTTGACCCTGATATTAGAACTTTTGATATTATCATGAAAACAGCAAATGGGTCTTCATATAACGCCTACTTAATAAAAACAAGTGAAGGTGTTATTATTGTTGATACTGTTAAATTAGGTTTTGAAAAAGAGTTTTTCTCAAAAATTGAACAACTTTGCTCTTATGATGAAATAAAATATGTTATTTGTCATCATTTAGAACCAGACCATGCAGGGGCAATTCCTGAATTAATCAAAAGAGTTCCAAATGCAAAAGTTTTAATTTCACCCCAAGCAACACCAATGTTAAAAGCTATTACAAACAATGAAAATATTAATTTTGAAACAGTTTGGACAAATAAAAGTTTGACTTTGGGTGATAAAACAATTAGATTTTTAACAACTCCATATTTACATTGGCCAGAGACAATGAGTTCTTATGTGGTTGAAGATTCACTTCTATTTAGTGGAGATGTTTTTGGAAGTCACTATTATGATAAAAGACTTTTTGATGATTTAGTTGGAGATTTTTCTTACTCATTTAAGTATTACTATGACCATATAATGAGACCTTTTAAATCTTATGTATTAAGTGCGTTAAAGTTATATGATAAACTTGATATAAAGATGATAGCTACTTTACATGGTCCAATTATTAGAGAAAAACCATATAAATATATTGAACTTTATAGAAAATGGAGTTTAACTAGACCTGAAAATATAAAAGAGAATAACAAAATCATCTCTATTTTTTATCTAACAAGTTATAAAAATACAAGAGATATGGCAGATGCTATTTTTGATGGTGCTGAAAGTATTAAAACTATTCGTGCAAGTTTATATGATTTAGCTTCAATAGAAGAACAAAATATGATAGATATTCTTGAAGAGAGTGATGGAATATTAATAGGAACTCCCACAATAAACGCAGATGCACCAAAACCAGTTTGGGATTTATTGTCTTGTATGATGTATTTGGAAAAAAGAGGAAAAACTGGAATGGCATTTGGCTCTTATGGTTGGAGTGGAGAAGCTGTTAATATGATTCTTGATAGAATGAAATCTTTGCATTTTAGAGTTCCTCCAATTGAACCTATGAAGATAAAATTAATACCTACAAAAGAGGAATTAGAAGATTGTTTTGAATTCGGTAAAGAATTTGCACAGATAGTTAATGGTAAAATGATTGAAATAGATATGAACTAA
- the nifV gene encoding homocitrate synthase — protein sequence MPIINDTTLRDGEQTPYVAFNLKEKLQIARLLYEAGADELEVGIPAMGKKEQDDLKEILALNLPIPIMSWNRATMSDLEASLKCGLKAVDLSIPVSDILIDIKFGGDKTRLLKQLEEVILQAKKENLFVCIGGEDSSRANNSFLKEIMTLGKELGANRFRYCDTVGILTPHKTYENIKDLSSSNLLDIEMHTHNDFGMATANAIAGYEAGAMSANTTVIGIGERAGNASFEQVLMSLRLLGKDVHINSKVLKALIKTVSSASNRRIDTNLPIIGKNIFSHESGIHVNGMMKSNQAYEPFTPDEVGLKRTFPIGKHSGSSTLVYHLKAVGINPNLEIVQKILPKVREIVTNRKKVLSTNELKELYLCSLDI from the coding sequence ATGCCAATTATTAATGATACAACTTTAAGAGATGGTGAACAAACGCCATACGTAGCTTTCAACTTAAAAGAGAAGTTACAAATAGCAAGGCTTTTATATGAAGCTGGTGCAGATGAGCTTGAAGTAGGAATTCCTGCAATGGGAAAAAAAGAACAAGATGACTTAAAAGAGATTCTTGCTCTTAATTTACCTATTCCAATAATGAGCTGGAATAGAGCTACGATGAGTGATTTAGAAGCATCATTAAAGTGTGGATTAAAAGCAGTTGACTTATCTATACCTGTTTCAGATATTTTGATTGACATTAAATTTGGTGGAGATAAAACAAGATTACTAAAACAATTAGAAGAAGTAATTTTACAAGCCAAAAAAGAAAATTTATTTGTTTGTATCGGTGGAGAAGATTCAAGTCGCGCGAACAACTCTTTTTTAAAAGAGATTATGACATTGGGGAAAGAACTTGGTGCAAATAGATTTAGATATTGTGATACGGTTGGCATTTTAACACCTCATAAAACTTATGAAAATATCAAAGATTTAAGTTCTTCAAATCTTTTAGATATAGAAATGCACACTCACAATGATTTTGGAATGGCAACGGCAAATGCGATTGCTGGTTATGAAGCTGGTGCTATGAGTGCTAACACTACAGTTATTGGTATTGGTGAGAGAGCTGGAAATGCTAGTTTTGAACAAGTATTGATGTCTTTGAGATTATTAGGAAAAGATGTTCATATAAATTCAAAAGTATTAAAAGCTCTTATCAAAACTGTAAGTAGCGCTTCAAATAGAAGAATAGATACAAATTTACCAATTATTGGTAAAAACATATTTTCACATGAATCTGGTATTCATGTAAATGGTATGATGAAATCAAATCAGGCTTATGAGCCTTTTACTCCAGATGAAGTTGGATTAAAACGAACTTTCCCAATTGGAAAACACTCAGGTAGCTCAACATTGGTTTATCATTTGAAAGCTGTTGGAATTAATCCAAATCTAGAAATTGTACAAAAAATTCTTCCAAAGGTGCGAGAAATCGTTACGAATAGGAAAAAAGTTTTAAGTACAAATGAATTAAAAGAGTTATACCTATGTTCATTGGATATTTAA